In a genomic window of Wyeomyia smithii strain HCP4-BCI-WySm-NY-G18 chromosome 1, ASM2978416v1, whole genome shotgun sequence:
- the LOC129717632 gene encoding phosphatidylglycerophosphatase and protein-tyrosine phosphatase 1 isoform X1 has product MTTQQPRQLRRDHQQLKQAMFARISFYPTLFYNVFMEKVTKRNWYDRVDENMILGALPFRSVAPEMVRQENIKAVVSMNEDYELWLFSNNRERWAKLGVDFLQLATTDIFESPCQEKLWSGVRFINQFLPRDKRMAALKEDNVGNGSQEDRVGTVYVHCKAGRTRSATLVGCYLMMRNGWSPERAVEHMRACRPHVLLGSKQWEALRIFHSTRMTSQQESSTGAPAARD; this is encoded by the exons ATGACGACG CAGCAGCCACGACAATTACGTAGGGACCATCAGCAATTGAAGCAG GCTATGTTTGCGCGAATCTCGTTCTATCCAACGTTGTTCTACAACGTGTTCATGGAGAAAGTAACCAAACGTAACTGGTACGACCGAGTGGACGAAAACATGATCCTCGGAGCGCTGCCGTTTCGCTCAGTGGCACCGGAAATGGTGCGACAGGAAAACATCAAAGCCGTCGTGTCGATGAATGAAGACTACGAACTGTGGTTGTTTTCGAACAACCGGGAACGGTGGGCCAAATTGGGGGTGGATTTTCtgcagttagctaccactgaTATTTTTGAATCGCCATGCCAGGAGAAGTTGTGGAGTGGAGTTAGATTCATCAATCAGTTCCTACCCAGGGATAAACGCATGGCTGCTTTGAAAGAGGACAACGTTGGCAATGGATCTCAGGAGGATCGCGTGGGGACGGTTTACGTACACTGTAAAGCTGGTCGGACGAGAAGTGCCACCCTGGTTGGGTGCTATCTGATGATG CGCAACGGCTGGAGCCCGGAACGAGCGGTGGAACATATGCGTGCCTGCCGGCCACACGTGCTTCTCGGCAGCAAACAATGGGAAGCCCTGCGGATATTCCATAGCACCAGAATGACAAGTCAACAAGAATCCTCAACAGGAGCACCAGCTGCGAGGGATTGA
- the LOC129717632 gene encoding phosphatidylglycerophosphatase and protein-tyrosine phosphatase 1 isoform X2 gives MTTQPRQLRRDHQQLKQAMFARISFYPTLFYNVFMEKVTKRNWYDRVDENMILGALPFRSVAPEMVRQENIKAVVSMNEDYELWLFSNNRERWAKLGVDFLQLATTDIFESPCQEKLWSGVRFINQFLPRDKRMAALKEDNVGNGSQEDRVGTVYVHCKAGRTRSATLVGCYLMMRNGWSPERAVEHMRACRPHVLLGSKQWEALRIFHSTRMTSQQESSTGAPAARD, from the exons ATGACGACG CAGCCACGACAATTACGTAGGGACCATCAGCAATTGAAGCAG GCTATGTTTGCGCGAATCTCGTTCTATCCAACGTTGTTCTACAACGTGTTCATGGAGAAAGTAACCAAACGTAACTGGTACGACCGAGTGGACGAAAACATGATCCTCGGAGCGCTGCCGTTTCGCTCAGTGGCACCGGAAATGGTGCGACAGGAAAACATCAAAGCCGTCGTGTCGATGAATGAAGACTACGAACTGTGGTTGTTTTCGAACAACCGGGAACGGTGGGCCAAATTGGGGGTGGATTTTCtgcagttagctaccactgaTATTTTTGAATCGCCATGCCAGGAGAAGTTGTGGAGTGGAGTTAGATTCATCAATCAGTTCCTACCCAGGGATAAACGCATGGCTGCTTTGAAAGAGGACAACGTTGGCAATGGATCTCAGGAGGATCGCGTGGGGACGGTTTACGTACACTGTAAAGCTGGTCGGACGAGAAGTGCCACCCTGGTTGGGTGCTATCTGATGATG CGCAACGGCTGGAGCCCGGAACGAGCGGTGGAACATATGCGTGCCTGCCGGCCACACGTGCTTCTCGGCAGCAAACAATGGGAAGCCCTGCGGATATTCCATAGCACCAGAATGACAAGTCAACAAGAATCCTCAACAGGAGCACCAGCTGCGAGGGATTGA
- the LOC129717632 gene encoding phosphatidylglycerophosphatase and protein-tyrosine phosphatase 1 isoform X3 yields MTTAMFARISFYPTLFYNVFMEKVTKRNWYDRVDENMILGALPFRSVAPEMVRQENIKAVVSMNEDYELWLFSNNRERWAKLGVDFLQLATTDIFESPCQEKLWSGVRFINQFLPRDKRMAALKEDNVGNGSQEDRVGTVYVHCKAGRTRSATLVGCYLMMRNGWSPERAVEHMRACRPHVLLGSKQWEALRIFHSTRMTSQQESSTGAPAARD; encoded by the exons ATGACGACG GCTATGTTTGCGCGAATCTCGTTCTATCCAACGTTGTTCTACAACGTGTTCATGGAGAAAGTAACCAAACGTAACTGGTACGACCGAGTGGACGAAAACATGATCCTCGGAGCGCTGCCGTTTCGCTCAGTGGCACCGGAAATGGTGCGACAGGAAAACATCAAAGCCGTCGTGTCGATGAATGAAGACTACGAACTGTGGTTGTTTTCGAACAACCGGGAACGGTGGGCCAAATTGGGGGTGGATTTTCtgcagttagctaccactgaTATTTTTGAATCGCCATGCCAGGAGAAGTTGTGGAGTGGAGTTAGATTCATCAATCAGTTCCTACCCAGGGATAAACGCATGGCTGCTTTGAAAGAGGACAACGTTGGCAATGGATCTCAGGAGGATCGCGTGGGGACGGTTTACGTACACTGTAAAGCTGGTCGGACGAGAAGTGCCACCCTGGTTGGGTGCTATCTGATGATG CGCAACGGCTGGAGCCCGGAACGAGCGGTGGAACATATGCGTGCCTGCCGGCCACACGTGCTTCTCGGCAGCAAACAATGGGAAGCCCTGCGGATATTCCATAGCACCAGAATGACAAGTCAACAAGAATCCTCAACAGGAGCACCAGCTGCGAGGGATTGA
- the LOC129717633 gene encoding succinate dehydrogenase [ubiquinone] cytochrome b small subunit, mitochondrial: MALNFVLRSSCRSSAPLFVSLLNYGRLSAPVVRSLVPKVSTPALLGRTLRHFTATPVRRAAAGGNHTTLWTAEKALSLALLGVLPVGMMYPSQATDAVIAVCVVMHFHWGLEAIVTDYVRPILFGHTVPKVCHALLLVVSAATLGGLFCFIHNDIGIANTIRKIWATKPKA; encoded by the exons ATGGCTCTCAATTTTGTCCTTCGTTCGTCCTGCCGTAGCTCGG CTCCGCTGTTTGTATCACTGTTGAATTATGGTCGTCTATCGGCACCGGTAGTCCGCTCGCTGGTTCCAAAAGTAAGCACACCCGCTTTGCTCGGTAGAACTCTACGTCACTTCACCGCGACGCCGGTTCGCCGAGCAGCAGCCGGTGGTAACCATACAACGCTATGGACAGCCGAGAAAGCTCTTTCGCTCGCCCTGTTGGGTGTTCTGCCAGTCGGAATGATGTATCCCTCGCAGGCCACTGATGCTGTGATTGCTGTCTGCGTCGTAATGCATTTCCATTG GGGTCTGGAAGCCATCGTCACCGATTATGTTCGACCGATTCTATTTGGCCATACTGTACCAAAGGTTTGCCACGCTCTGTTGCTAGTGGTTTCGGCAGCAACCCTCGGAGGACTGTTCTGTTTCATCCACAATGACATCGGTATTGCTAACACCATTCGCAAGATCTGGGCCACCAAACCGAAGGCTTAA
- the LOC129717634 gene encoding mediator of RNA polymerase II transcription subunit 10 has protein sequence MTSPLENLENHLEMFIENVRQIRIIVSDFQPQGQNVLNQKIQSLVTGLQEIDKLKNQVDVNVPLEVFDYIDQGRNPQLYTKDCIDKALTKNEEVKGKIDSYRKFKSNLLKELGEMFPGEISKYKAIRGDE, from the exons ATGACTTCTCCGCTGGAAAATCTTGAAAACCATCTGGAAATGTTCATTGAGAACGTGCGCCAGATACGGATAATTGTTAGCGATTTTCAACCACAAGGACAGAACGTGCTAAATCAAAAAAT TCAATCTCTGGTAACGGGACTGCAGGAAATCGACAAGCTTAAGAACCAGGTTGATGTGAACGTACCACTGGAAGTTTTCGACTACATCGATCAGGGCCGGAATCCGCAGCTGTACACGAAAGACTGCATCGACAAGGCACTGACCAAGAACGAGGAAGTCAAGGGCAAGATCGATTCCTACCGGAAGTTCAAGAGCAATCTGCTGAAAGAGCTGGGAGAAATGTTCCCGGGGGAGATCAGCAAATACAAGGCGATTCGGGGGGATGAGTAG
- the LOC129718362 gene encoding uncharacterized protein LOC129718362 has translation MALYLDPRFNYPNSNIFTNEERCQIQRFIIRTWDRINQQIPQHTDEASCSINTSTASSERDDFMTEMFGGSLNGSNISSTTFQQQLKTLEAEQRQNTNYDVWEHWMNRKTSHPEL, from the exons ATGGCCCTATATTTGGACCCGCGGTTTAATTACCCAAATTCTAATATATTCACGAATGAGGAAAGATGTCAGATTCAG CGTTTCATTATTCGCACGTGGGACCGAATAAATCAGCAGATTCCGCAGCACACTGATGAAGCATCATGCTCTATTAACACTAGCACGGCTAGCAGCGAGAGAGATGATTTCATGACAGAAATGTTTGGGGGATCACTTAATGGATCCAACATTTCAAGCACAACGTTCCAACAACAGCTAAAAACACTTGAGGCTGAACAACGACAAAACACCAACTACGACGTATGGGAGCATTGGATGAACCGTAAAACTAGCCACCCAGAATTGTAG
- the LOC129716738 gene encoding uncharacterized protein LOC129716738, whose product MVDSSIKLVAYHHLPLSCFEWEGLRQVFDPLEAALGMKMNRPNAKGHINQAVAKMIPMMASGMNNRLLCLMIDSATRLNHHVLGIGVQYTVDGKFVTRTIDLASSWEFIQQYVEAFKPCFICTKKLQEAHVPLEDFYMEWLMTICSVRKLGSNPFARDLTEALTNRLSKLHDSMALYLDPRFNYPNSNIFTNEERCQIQRFIIRTWDDFITEMFGGSLNGSNISSTTFQQQLKTLEAEQRQNTNYDVWEHWMNRKTSHPEL is encoded by the exons ATGGTGGACTCATCCATTAAGCTAGTGGCGTATCATCATCTTCCACTATCTTGCTTCGAGTGGGAGGGATTGCGACAGGTTTTTGATCCTCTGGAAGCTGCACTTGGAATGAAGATGAATAGACCAAATGCCAAAGGACATATTAACCAAGCAGTCGCAAAAATGATACCAATGATGGCTTCTGGGATGAATAATCGATTGCTTTGCCTGATGATCGACTCAGCCACTCGATTGAATCACCATGTTTTGGGAATCGGCGTACAGTACACTGTGGATGGTAAATTTGTTACGAGGACAATAG ATCTTGCATCGAGCTGGGAGTTCATTCAACAATATGTTGAAGCTTTCAAACCATGCTTCATTTGCACTAAAAAACTGCAAGAAGCACACGTCCCCCTAGAGGATTTCTATATGGAATGGTTGATGACGATTTGTTCTGTAAGGAAGCTCGGAAGTAACCCGTTTGCACGTGACCTTACGGAGGCCTTAACGAATCGTTTGTCCAAACTTCACGACTCCATGGCCCTATATTTGGACCCGCGGTTTAATTACCCAAATTCTAATATATTCACGAATGAGGAAAGATGTCAGATTCAG CGTTTCATTATTCGCACGTGGGATGATTTCATAACAGAAATGTTTGGGGGATCACTTAATGGATCCAACATTTCAAGCACAACGTTCCAACAACAGCTAAAAACACTTGAGGCTGAACAACGACAAAACACCAACTACGACGTATGGGAGCATTGGATGAACCGTAAAACTAGCCACCCAGAATTGTAG